In Streptomyces sp. NBC_00483, a single window of DNA contains:
- a CDS encoding response regulator transcription factor → MTVRVVLADDQTVVRAGFRALLDLTDDLVVVAEAADGLRAVEAVRTTRPDVVLMDIRMPGIDGIEATRRIAADRTLDGVRVLMLTTYRVDSYVFEALRHGAAGFLLKDIEPDDLRSAIRTVAAGQSLLAPAVTRSVVEEFARLKAPEAAGAQRLAPLTDREREVMALVAAGLSNEEIGKELIMSPLTAKTHVSRAMTKLGARDRSQLVVIAYETGLVRAGDR, encoded by the coding sequence ATGACCGTCCGCGTGGTGCTGGCCGACGACCAGACAGTCGTCCGCGCGGGCTTTCGCGCCCTGCTGGATCTCACCGACGACCTGGTGGTGGTGGCCGAGGCGGCGGACGGGCTCAGGGCGGTCGAGGCCGTGCGCACGACCCGCCCGGACGTCGTGCTGATGGACATCCGGATGCCCGGCATCGACGGCATCGAGGCCACCCGGCGCATCGCCGCCGACCGCACCCTGGACGGCGTCCGCGTGCTCATGCTGACGACATACCGCGTCGACTCGTACGTCTTCGAGGCCTTGCGCCACGGAGCCGCCGGCTTTCTGCTCAAGGACATCGAGCCGGACGACCTGCGCTCGGCCATCAGGACGGTCGCCGCGGGGCAGAGCCTCCTCGCCCCCGCGGTCACCCGCTCCGTGGTCGAGGAGTTCGCCCGCCTCAAGGCCCCGGAGGCGGCAGGGGCACAGCGCCTGGCCCCGCTCACCGACCGCGAGCGGGAGGTGATGGCGCTGGTCGCGGCGGGACTCAGTAACGAGGAGATCGGCAAGGAGCTGATCATGAGCCCGCTCACCGCGAAGACCCACGTCAGCCGGGCCATGACGAAGCTTGGCGCGCGGGACCGGTCGCAGCTGGTCGTGATCGCGTACGAGACCGGTCTGGTCCGCGCCGGGGACCGCTGA